The following are encoded in a window of Halosimplex halophilum genomic DNA:
- a CDS encoding NUDIX domain-containing protein, translated as MERPDPRQRYDDLVVRRERHAVDAERFDELRESEVFASGWGVAGVVFEAERLLAIRNEAYPTEWTLPGGAVEPGETLADAVAREVREETGVAVEPVRPVGVDESVVVEESGAGGGDGSGRRVEMRFVHFLCRATDPSVADGDLGDPDEEITEAAWLESLPEDVFNPEHTREVYETALEHRDR; from the coding sequence ATGGAGCGACCCGACCCGCGCCAGCGGTACGACGACCTCGTCGTCCGCCGGGAACGTCACGCGGTCGACGCCGAGCGGTTCGACGAACTGCGCGAGTCCGAAGTGTTCGCGTCCGGGTGGGGCGTGGCGGGCGTCGTCTTCGAGGCCGAGCGCCTGCTGGCCATCCGCAACGAGGCGTACCCGACCGAGTGGACGCTCCCGGGCGGCGCCGTCGAGCCCGGGGAGACCCTCGCCGACGCGGTCGCTCGCGAGGTGCGCGAGGAGACCGGGGTGGCCGTCGAGCCGGTGCGACCCGTGGGAGTGGACGAGAGCGTCGTCGTCGAGGAGAGCGGTGCCGGAGGTGGCGACGGCAGCGGGCGCCGCGTCGAGATGCGCTTCGTCCACTTCCTGTGTCGCGCGACCGACCCGTCGGTGGCCGACGGCGACCTGGGCGACCCGGACGAGGAGATCACCGAAGCGGCCTGGCTGGAGTCGCTGCCCGAGGACGTGTTCAACCCCGAACACACCCGCGAGGTATACGAGACCGCGCTGGAGCATCGCGACCGGTAG
- a CDS encoding ABC transporter ATP-binding protein: MFDGSADMGTTAVQVEDLRKRYGDVQALEGLSFEVRPDEIFGLVGPNGAGKTTTLRTLATLLNRDSGTVTVAGHDVDDEPDAVRRAIRYLPEDAGAYESMSGRQFLEFVADFYADGEEATRMVERGVEIADLGDRIDDDTGAYSKGMTRKLLLGSALMTRPRLAILDEPTSGLDVQNSKTVREVVKAFPDDERSILLSSHDMLEVEYLCDRVGLLNDGVVVTTGSPAELKAEYDAQNLEDVFLEVVA; encoded by the coding sequence ATGTTCGACGGATCGGCCGACATGGGGACCACGGCGGTGCAGGTCGAGGACCTGCGCAAGCGCTACGGGGACGTACAGGCCCTCGAGGGGCTGTCCTTCGAGGTCCGTCCCGACGAGATATTCGGGCTGGTGGGTCCGAACGGGGCGGGGAAGACGACGACGCTGCGGACGCTGGCGACGCTCCTCAACCGCGACAGCGGCACCGTCACCGTCGCGGGCCACGACGTGGACGACGAACCCGACGCCGTCCGGCGGGCGATCCGCTACCTCCCGGAGGACGCCGGCGCCTACGAGTCGATGAGCGGCCGGCAGTTCCTGGAGTTCGTCGCCGACTTCTACGCCGACGGCGAGGAGGCGACGCGGATGGTCGAGCGCGGCGTCGAGATCGCGGACCTGGGCGACCGGATCGACGACGACACGGGGGCGTACAGCAAGGGGATGACCCGCAAGCTCCTGCTCGGCAGCGCGCTGATGACCCGCCCCAGGCTGGCGATCCTCGACGAGCCCACCTCCGGGCTGGACGTGCAGAACAGCAAGACCGTCCGCGAGGTCGTCAAAGCCTTCCCCGACGACGAGCGGTCGATCCTCCTTTCGTCCCACGACATGCTCGAGGTCGAGTACCTCTGTGACCGGGTCGGCCTGCTCAACGACGGCGTCGTCGTCACCACCGGCTCGCCCGCGGAACTGAAAGCCGAGTACGACGCCCAGAACCTCGAAGACGTGTTCCTGGAGGTGGTGGCGTGA
- a CDS encoding ABC transporter permease: MKPFTRLIWKEARELLRPRYILPILLLPLIFIGMGQGFSGVEAQLGQEPTVGVVDRDGGEYGDVVVETLDERAELAYRSTDGSVDAALNETTAAGGSAVVEVPANFTERIRAGERGRVHLYTSVESVSIVGIASSAQVEELLSASAHNVTVAVTGASEAQLDPIERDHTTYVKGRQLSAPPGVISTAFTSQFVFVPVIIMLAIVFSGQMVMNSMASETEHKTLETLLTMPIERRSIVAAKLVGGSVVGLIATALYTGGIAVSNLSIGDVGETAALTLGAGDYLLVGVSLFFTLVGTLAVALSLGIFADSQQGAQMLLLPLSGLAIVPMFATMFTDVDVLGLPARAVLFAIPFTHPIVAPKRLLFDDVDLVLAGIAYEVAFAVAAVWFAVKLFESDRPITGDAGWLDRLVRLVQR, translated from the coding sequence ATGAAGCCGTTCACCCGACTCATCTGGAAGGAGGCGCGGGAGCTGTTGCGGCCGCGGTACATCCTGCCGATCCTCCTGCTCCCGCTGATCTTCATCGGGATGGGCCAGGGGTTCTCCGGCGTCGAGGCCCAGCTCGGCCAGGAACCGACCGTCGGCGTCGTCGACCGCGACGGCGGCGAGTACGGCGACGTGGTCGTCGAGACGCTCGACGAACGGGCGGAGCTGGCCTACCGGTCGACGGACGGCTCGGTGGACGCCGCGCTGAACGAGACGACCGCGGCCGGCGGGTCGGCCGTCGTCGAGGTCCCCGCGAACTTCACCGAGCGGATACGCGCCGGCGAGCGGGGGCGGGTCCACCTCTACACCAGCGTCGAGAGCGTCAGCATCGTCGGTATCGCCAGCTCCGCGCAGGTCGAGGAACTGCTCTCGGCGTCGGCGCACAACGTGACCGTCGCCGTCACGGGGGCGAGCGAGGCGCAGCTCGACCCCATCGAGCGCGACCACACGACCTACGTCAAGGGCCGCCAGCTGTCGGCGCCACCGGGTGTGATCTCGACCGCGTTCACCTCCCAGTTCGTCTTCGTCCCGGTCATCATCATGCTCGCGATCGTCTTCTCCGGGCAGATGGTGATGAACTCGATGGCCAGCGAGACGGAGCACAAGACGCTGGAGACGCTGCTCACGATGCCCATCGAGCGGCGGTCGATCGTCGCCGCGAAGCTCGTCGGCGGGTCGGTGGTCGGCCTGATCGCCACCGCGCTGTACACCGGCGGGATCGCCGTCAGCAACCTCTCGATCGGCGACGTGGGCGAGACGGCGGCGCTGACGCTCGGCGCCGGCGACTACCTGCTGGTCGGCGTCTCGCTGTTTTTCACGCTCGTCGGGACGCTGGCGGTCGCGCTCTCGCTGGGCATCTTCGCCGACAGCCAGCAGGGCGCCCAGATGCTGCTGCTCCCGCTCTCCGGACTCGCCATCGTCCCGATGTTCGCGACGATGTTCACCGACGTGGACGTGCTCGGCCTCCCCGCCAGGGCCGTCCTGTTCGCGATCCCGTTCACCCACCCGATCGTCGCCCCCAAGCGACTGCTGTTCGACGACGTCGACCTCGTGCTCGCGGGGATCGCCTACGAGGTCGCCTTCGCCGTCGCCGCCGTGTGGTTCGCCGTCAAACTGTTCGAGTCGGACCGCCCGATCACCGGCGACGCCGGCTGGCTCGACCGCCTCGTGCGCCTCGTCCAGCGATAG
- a CDS encoding thiol-disulfide oxidoreductase DCC family protein: protein MTGDIPREKPILLFDGVCNLCNGSIQFVIEHDPEGVFRFAPLQSEAAERLLDDVGFDDYDFDTFVLVDGDDYYTKSEAALRVASELEFPWSLAGLLRVVPRPLRDAVYGAVASHRYAVFGRKAQCMIPSPEVRERFVEMSDGRPADAD from the coding sequence ATGACCGGAGACATCCCGCGCGAGAAGCCGATCCTGCTGTTCGACGGCGTCTGCAACCTCTGCAACGGGTCGATCCAGTTCGTGATCGAGCACGACCCCGAGGGCGTCTTCCGGTTCGCGCCGCTGCAGTCCGAGGCCGCCGAACGGCTCCTGGACGACGTGGGCTTCGACGACTACGACTTCGACACGTTCGTCCTCGTCGACGGGGACGACTACTACACGAAATCCGAGGCCGCGCTGCGCGTCGCGAGCGAACTGGAGTTCCCGTGGTCGCTCGCGGGACTCCTCCGGGTCGTGCCGCGGCCGCTCCGCGACGCGGTCTACGGGGCCGTCGCCAGCCACCGCTACGCCGTCTTCGGCAGGAAGGCCCAGTGCATGATCCCCTCCCCCGAGGTCCGCGAGCGGTTCGTCGAGATGAGCGACGGCCGCCCCGCGGACGCGGACTGA
- a CDS encoding SRPBCC family protein yields the protein MREVTVERFVGATPAEVRRALDPAVVVEYEGSFEVLEIEERDDATFVTAGARGVGVTLRFESREGGLRYEQVGDAGPFDEMWTDIDWDPENEGSRVTARSSVSLGLPVAAVTDRVAAWKRRGELDRALDRLAADLE from the coding sequence ATGCGAGAAGTCACGGTCGAGCGGTTCGTCGGCGCGACGCCCGCCGAGGTCCGCCGGGCGCTCGACCCGGCGGTCGTCGTCGAGTACGAGGGCAGTTTCGAGGTGCTCGAGATCGAGGAGCGCGATGACGCGACGTTCGTGACCGCCGGGGCCCGCGGCGTCGGCGTCACCCTCCGGTTCGAGTCCCGCGAGGGCGGCCTGCGCTACGAGCAGGTCGGCGACGCCGGCCCGTTCGACGAGATGTGGACCGACATCGACTGGGACCCCGAGAACGAGGGGAGCCGCGTCACCGCCCGGTCGAGCGTGAGTCTCGGCCTCCCGGTCGCCGCCGTCACCGACCGCGTCGCCGCCTGGAAGCGCCGGGGCGAACTCGACCGCGCGCTCGACCGGCTGGCTGCAGACCTCGAATAG
- a CDS encoding ArsA family ATPase, with product MEKFVFFGGKGGVGKTTVSSAYALKCAEAGLKTLVVSTDPAHSTSDVFDQDFDDEPTPVDGHEGLWAMELDPEEEVERHMGEIRRRMNEQVSAAIVNEIDRQIELAHRTPGAYEAALFDRFIEVMREADDYDRVVFDTSPTGGTLRLLALPDFLGEWIERLVAKRAKSVDLFEKAAVGDREARRKLDEDPLIAHLQGRKEKFEFAGRTLREDAAFFLVLNPDELSIRETERAVAEMAEQDLAVEGFVVNRVTPAPDDDEQGRGATWLRDRVETERERIAEIRREFDEPVVAEIESRVREVKGDLLAAVADELAIDVDPPPAEA from the coding sequence GTGGAGAAGTTCGTCTTCTTCGGCGGGAAGGGCGGCGTCGGCAAGACCACCGTCTCCAGCGCCTACGCGCTGAAGTGCGCCGAGGCGGGACTGAAGACGCTGGTCGTCTCGACGGACCCGGCCCACAGCACCTCGGACGTGTTCGACCAGGACTTCGACGACGAGCCGACGCCCGTCGACGGCCACGAGGGGCTGTGGGCGATGGAGCTCGACCCCGAGGAGGAGGTCGAGCGCCACATGGGGGAGATCCGCCGGCGGATGAACGAGCAGGTCAGCGCCGCCATCGTCAACGAGATCGACCGCCAGATCGAACTCGCCCACCGGACGCCCGGCGCCTACGAGGCCGCGCTGTTCGACCGGTTCATCGAGGTGATGCGCGAGGCCGACGACTACGACCGGGTCGTCTTCGACACGTCGCCGACCGGGGGGACCCTGCGGCTGCTCGCGCTGCCCGACTTCCTCGGGGAGTGGATCGAGCGGCTCGTCGCGAAGCGGGCGAAGTCGGTCGACCTCTTCGAGAAGGCGGCCGTCGGCGACCGGGAGGCCCGCCGGAAACTCGACGAGGACCCGCTGATCGCCCACCTGCAGGGCCGCAAGGAGAAGTTCGAGTTCGCCGGCCGGACGCTGCGCGAGGACGCGGCCTTCTTCCTCGTGCTCAACCCCGACGAGCTGTCCATCCGCGAGACCGAGCGGGCCGTCGCCGAGATGGCCGAGCAGGACCTGGCGGTCGAGGGGTTCGTCGTCAACAGGGTGACGCCCGCGCCCGACGACGACGAGCAGGGGCGGGGGGCGACGTGGCTGCGCGACCGCGTCGAGACCGAGCGCGAGCGGATCGCGGAGATCCGCCGCGAGTTCGACGAACCGGTCGTCGCGGAGATCGAGTCGCGCGTCCGCGAGGTGAAAGGCGACCTGCTCGCGGCCGTGGCCGACGAACTCGCCATCGACGTGGACCCCCCGCCCGCCGAGGCGTAG
- a CDS encoding carbon starvation CstA family protein, whose protein sequence is MVQVMWLAIAALVTFSVGYLGYSRYLARFVELDDERETPAHKYDDGQEYVPSKKPVLLGHHYSSIAGGAPIAGPITAAAAFGWIPAIIWIAVGNPLFGAVHDFMSLSSSVRHDGKSIGYIIGQYVGERGKNMLLWFAYLTIILVIAAFAYLIGLVLDAFPAAATASVIYIALAVLFGVYLYQLNLPFLPGAVAFVAMVFGGVWVGLQYPLAIFARPELPEGTIVLFGSGGEWLPLAGAFDPNMAAWVLVTVLYAFAASVLPVWVLLQPRDFLTSSLLYTGVGGMILGAIVGTIVGFSPVDVNVFVPGLEDPVQTATIETLTTQVPGWTGFVSSLGPLFPFLFVTIACGTISGFHSLVSSGTTAKQLDKESDARLIGYGGMLGEGLLGITAVLAVVIVAGSTAGLGSALVTFPSGGGALLTVFGVGTAAAATFIGLVFVSFLLTSTDTAMRLGRYMLEEVVGAPETSVEETVTNRYVNAGILSLAGYLLVASGTWENIWPLFGGANQALAALALLVATVWLANWDDSKQLVSTGAPLVFMLAVTVVALLWIGLYRNPSTIVAGEYETTIGAVSLGFQSLIALVLVGLIFGITRRAYSDIKEARGGLDREAIVGSGGGGGGVEPGDD, encoded by the coding sequence ATGGTACAGGTGATGTGGCTCGCGATCGCGGCACTGGTAACGTTCTCGGTGGGGTATCTCGGATACTCCAGGTACCTGGCTCGGTTCGTCGAGCTGGACGACGAACGGGAGACACCGGCACACAAGTACGACGACGGCCAGGAGTACGTCCCGTCGAAGAAGCCGGTCTTGCTCGGACACCACTACTCGAGTATCGCGGGCGGGGCGCCCATCGCGGGGCCGATCACGGCCGCGGCGGCGTTCGGCTGGATCCCGGCGATCATCTGGATCGCCGTGGGCAACCCGCTCTTTGGCGCGGTCCACGACTTCATGTCGCTGTCGTCGAGCGTCCGCCACGACGGCAAGTCGATCGGGTACATCATCGGGCAGTACGTCGGCGAGCGCGGCAAGAACATGCTGCTGTGGTTCGCGTACCTGACGATCATCCTCGTGATCGCCGCGTTCGCGTACCTGATCGGCCTCGTGCTGGACGCGTTCCCGGCGGCGGCGACGGCGTCGGTGATCTACATCGCGCTGGCGGTGCTGTTCGGGGTGTACCTCTACCAGCTGAACCTCCCCTTCCTGCCGGGGGCCGTGGCGTTCGTCGCCATGGTGTTCGGCGGCGTCTGGGTGGGGCTCCAGTACCCGCTGGCCATCTTCGCCCGCCCCGAACTCCCCGAGGGGACCATCGTCCTCTTCGGCTCGGGCGGCGAGTGGCTGCCGCTGGCGGGCGCGTTCGACCCGAACATGGCCGCCTGGGTGCTCGTGACGGTCCTCTACGCGTTCGCCGCGAGCGTCCTGCCGGTGTGGGTGTTGCTCCAGCCGCGTGACTTCCTCACGTCGAGCCTGCTGTACACGGGCGTCGGCGGGATGATCCTCGGCGCCATCGTCGGGACGATCGTCGGGTTCAGCCCGGTCGACGTCAACGTGTTCGTCCCCGGGCTGGAGGACCCGGTCCAGACGGCGACCATCGAGACGCTGACGACGCAGGTGCCCGGCTGGACCGGCTTCGTCTCCAGCCTCGGGCCGCTGTTCCCGTTCCTGTTCGTCACCATCGCCTGCGGGACGATCAGCGGGTTCCACTCGCTGGTCTCCTCGGGCACGACCGCCAAGCAACTGGACAAGGAGAGCGACGCCCGCCTCATCGGCTACGGCGGCATGCTCGGCGAGGGGCTGCTCGGTATCACCGCCGTCCTGGCGGTCGTCATCGTCGCCGGGTCGACGGCCGGCCTCGGGTCGGCGCTGGTCACCTTCCCCTCGGGCGGCGGCGCCCTGCTGACCGTCTTCGGGGTCGGGACCGCGGCGGCCGCGACGTTCATCGGCCTGGTGTTCGTCAGCTTCCTGCTGACCAGCACCGACACGGCCATGCGCCTCGGGCGGTACATGCTCGAGGAGGTCGTCGGCGCGCCCGAGACGAGCGTCGAGGAGACGGTCACGAACCGCTACGTCAACGCCGGGATCCTGTCGCTGGCCGGCTACCTGCTGGTCGCGTCGGGGACCTGGGAGAACATCTGGCCGCTGTTCGGCGGCGCCAACCAGGCGCTCGCCGCGCTGGCGCTGCTGGTCGCGACCGTCTGGCTCGCCAACTGGGACGACTCCAAGCAGCTGGTCAGCACCGGCGCGCCGCTGGTCTTCATGCTCGCGGTGACCGTCGTCGCGCTGCTGTGGATCGGGCTCTACCGCAACCCCTCGACCATCGTCGCCGGCGAGTACGAGACCACGATCGGCGCCGTCTCGCTCGGCTTCCAGAGCCTCATCGCGCTGGTGCTGGTCGGGCTGATCTTCGGGATCACCCGCCGCGCCTACAGCGACATCAAGGAGGCCCGCGGCGGCCTCGACCGCGAGGCCATCGTCGGCTCCGGCGGCGGAGGCGGCGGCGTCGAGCCCGGCGACGACTAG
- a CDS encoding cupin domain-containing protein: protein MGYHHVAVGEIEPAPDRPSVQRSVSDAAGLENVAVNRYEVEPGEAVPLAYHYHDQQEEVFYVLSGTLSVETPDETYEVAADEAFVVEPDSPQRAHVPESADERAVALVVGAPAVDDVHAYEESESGDEENESGNGGDDA from the coding sequence ATGGGATACCACCACGTGGCGGTGGGGGAGATCGAACCCGCGCCGGACCGGCCGAGCGTCCAGCGGTCGGTCTCCGACGCGGCGGGGCTGGAGAACGTGGCGGTCAACCGCTACGAGGTCGAACCCGGCGAGGCGGTCCCGCTGGCCTACCACTACCACGACCAACAGGAGGAGGTCTTCTACGTGCTGTCGGGGACGCTCTCCGTCGAGACGCCCGACGAGACCTACGAGGTCGCGGCCGACGAGGCGTTCGTCGTCGAACCCGACAGCCCCCAGCGCGCCCACGTCCCCGAGTCGGCCGACGAGCGGGCGGTCGCGCTGGTCGTGGGCGCGCCGGCCGTCGACGACGTACACGCCTACGAAGAAAGCGAGAGCGGGGACGAGGAGAACGAGAGCGGGAACGGAGGGGACGACGCATGA
- the arcS gene encoding archaeosine synthase subunit alpha, producing the protein MTDHFEVHERDGAARLAEVRLDSPVTTPALVTDADRDDDAPEAGVAHPVLADEGSGWATEPDAPEGDDSRLTVLPARGFPAGTPDEVQDAFAPEVPDADFPSAAVISADTADDLGTDAYVLSGAPGIAGHAEQFVDAMIQVREAIPYDAALYLPGVATPANVATLVYAGVDLVDADRAVVRGTQGRYLTVDGHQFLEDLDELPCACPACQQPRDEFDRADCARHNVNALAAALKTVRRRIRDGRLRDYIEGQARHEQWLTAVFRRLDQQYGYLEERTPVLRQAEITAATEDTIRRVEIQRFAERVTSRYRNRFDNPLVLVPCSARKPYSDSQSHGQYHDAVQWRAHKVSMTSPIGVVPQELELTYPAQHYDSVVTGRWSANEVEFVASVLERYLEHTDYPRVIAHVPEDYRPICERVEESLGTEFTYTVEDHPTTTDSLGNLASELSGELKYGKRERQHNTVRAIADYQFGAGAGDDLFDDLRIRGSHPGLQAHDGDGEQLAVVVRPYGTLAFTLAGARRWVESDAPTKRVEIDDFVPHGSVLAPGIVDADESIRVGDEVVFEGPSAFAVGRAEMSGPEMTRSTRGIAAHVRHVEELD; encoded by the coding sequence ATGACCGACCACTTCGAGGTCCACGAGCGCGACGGGGCGGCCCGTCTCGCCGAGGTGCGCCTCGACTCGCCGGTGACGACGCCCGCCCTGGTCACCGACGCCGACCGCGACGACGACGCGCCCGAGGCGGGGGTCGCCCACCCGGTCCTCGCCGACGAGGGCAGCGGATGGGCGACCGAACCCGACGCCCCCGAGGGCGACGACTCGCGGCTCACCGTCCTGCCCGCCCGCGGGTTCCCCGCCGGCACGCCCGACGAGGTGCAGGACGCGTTCGCGCCCGAGGTCCCCGACGCCGACTTCCCGAGCGCCGCCGTGATCTCGGCCGACACCGCCGACGATCTCGGGACCGACGCCTACGTCCTCTCGGGGGCGCCGGGGATCGCCGGCCACGCCGAGCAGTTCGTCGACGCGATGATCCAGGTCCGCGAAGCGATCCCCTACGACGCCGCGCTGTACCTGCCGGGCGTCGCCACGCCCGCGAACGTCGCGACGCTGGTCTACGCGGGCGTCGATCTGGTCGACGCCGACCGCGCCGTCGTCCGCGGCACCCAGGGCCGCTATCTCACCGTCGACGGCCACCAGTTCCTCGAAGACCTCGACGAGCTCCCCTGCGCCTGCCCCGCCTGCCAGCAGCCGCGCGACGAGTTCGACCGCGCCGACTGCGCCCGCCACAACGTCAACGCCCTGGCCGCCGCCCTCAAGACCGTCCGCCGGCGGATCCGCGACGGCCGGCTGCGGGACTACATCGAGGGCCAGGCCCGCCACGAGCAGTGGCTCACCGCCGTCTTCCGGCGGCTCGACCAGCAGTACGGCTACCTGGAGGAGCGCACGCCGGTCCTCCGGCAGGCCGAGATCACCGCCGCGACCGAGGACACCATCCGCCGGGTGGAGATCCAGCGGTTCGCCGAGCGGGTCACGTCGCGGTACCGAAACCGCTTCGACAACCCGCTCGTGCTGGTGCCCTGCTCGGCGCGCAAACCGTACAGCGACTCCCAGAGCCACGGCCAGTACCACGACGCCGTCCAGTGGCGCGCCCACAAGGTGTCGATGACCTCGCCCATCGGCGTCGTCCCGCAGGAACTGGAACTCACCTACCCCGCCCAGCACTACGATTCGGTCGTGACCGGCCGCTGGAGCGCCAACGAGGTCGAGTTCGTCGCGAGCGTGCTGGAGCGCTACCTGGAGCACACCGACTACCCCCGGGTCATCGCTCACGTCCCCGAGGACTACCGCCCCATCTGCGAGCGCGTCGAGGAGAGTCTCGGGACCGAGTTCACCTACACCGTCGAGGACCACCCGACTACGACCGACTCCCTGGGCAACCTCGCCAGCGAGCTCTCGGGCGAACTGAAGTACGGCAAGCGCGAGCGCCAGCACAACACCGTCCGCGCCATCGCCGACTACCAGTTCGGCGCCGGCGCGGGCGACGATCTGTTCGACGACCTCCGGATCCGGGGGAGCCACCCCGGACTCCAGGCCCACGACGGCGACGGCGAGCAACTGGCCGTGGTCGTCCGCCCCTACGGCACGCTGGCGTTCACGCTCGCGGGCGCCCGCCGCTGGGTCGAGAGCGACGCGCCCACCAAGCGGGTCGAGATCGACGACTTCGTCCCCCACGGGAGCGTCCTCGCGCCGGGCATCGTCGACGCCGACGAGTCGATCCGCGTCGGCGACGAGGTCGTCTTCGAGGGCCCCAGCGCCTTCGCCGTCGGCCGCGCCGAGATGTCCGGCCCCGAGATGACCCGCTCGACCCGCGGGATCGCCGCCCACGTCCGCCACGTCGAGGAACTGGACTGA
- the tmk gene encoding dTMP kinase codes for MLVTLEGLDGSGKSSAAAHLADSDAVPADAVFTREPTDSWYGEAVARSIGDDDADSLAELFLYTADHADHLDRTIRPALAADRLVVSDRYSDSRYAYQGATLADHPHLDVDDPLAYVRDVHRPFTRRPDATVYLDVDPETGARRAGSTNKMEQVEFLESVRENYERLIDDDPGRFVRVDAARPQEAVLADVESAVVDLLDG; via the coding sequence ATGCTCGTGACGCTGGAGGGGCTCGACGGCAGCGGGAAGTCCTCGGCGGCCGCCCACCTCGCCGACAGCGACGCCGTCCCCGCCGACGCGGTGTTCACCCGCGAGCCCACCGACTCGTGGTACGGCGAGGCCGTCGCCCGCTCGATCGGCGACGACGACGCCGACTCGCTGGCCGAACTGTTCCTCTACACCGCCGACCACGCCGACCACCTCGACCGGACGATCCGCCCCGCCCTCGCGGCCGACCGGCTCGTCGTCTCCGACCGCTACTCCGACTCCCGGTACGCCTACCAGGGCGCGACGCTCGCCGACCACCCCCACCTCGACGTCGACGACCCGCTCGCCTACGTCCGCGACGTACACCGGCCGTTCACCCGCCGACCGGACGCGACGGTCTATCTCGACGTCGACCCCGAGACGGGCGCCCGCCGGGCGGGGTCGACCAACAAGATGGAGCAGGTCGAGTTCCTCGAATCGGTCCGCGAGAACTACGAGCGGCTGATCGACGACGACCCCGGGCGGTTCGTCCGCGTCGACGCCGCCCGCCCGCAGGAGGCGGTGCTGGCAGACGTGGAGTCGGCCGTGGTCGATCTGCTGGACGGGTGA
- a CDS encoding thiamine pyrophosphate-dependent enzyme, with product MHRVVGERSLGETSVEPDLARTLLREMVFARVFDERAVALQRRGWMSGYPPFEGQEASQVGAARALADDDWLFPTYRSNAVQLARGRSPADILRFRRGFSEYEPVDGDDTAAGREPVTFTQATPIATQLPHAVGAGMAAAHRDADRVACACLGDGATSEGDFHEALNFAGVFAAPVVFLCENNGWAISLPTDRQTASETIAGKAGAYGIEGVRVDGMDPLAVYEVVAEARESALSGEPVLVESLTYRRGPHTTADDPDRYRDAATEGLPEWRTADPLERYADYLREEGVVDEGFVAAAREAAREELDEAVAAAEGSEPDPGDVFDHAYAAPPPRLRDQRRFVTERDGRRE from the coding sequence ATGCACCGCGTCGTCGGCGAGCGGTCGCTGGGCGAGACGAGCGTCGAGCCCGACCTGGCCCGCACGCTGCTCCGGGAGATGGTCTTCGCTCGCGTCTTCGACGAGCGGGCGGTCGCGCTCCAGCGCCGCGGCTGGATGAGCGGCTATCCGCCCTTCGAGGGCCAGGAGGCCTCCCAGGTCGGCGCCGCCCGCGCGCTCGCCGACGACGACTGGCTCTTTCCCACCTACCGCTCGAACGCCGTGCAACTGGCCCGCGGCCGCTCGCCCGCCGACATCCTCCGTTTCCGCCGCGGGTTCTCCGAGTACGAACCCGTCGACGGGGACGACACCGCGGCGGGCAGGGAGCCGGTCACGTTCACGCAGGCGACGCCGATCGCGACGCAGCTCCCCCACGCGGTCGGGGCGGGGATGGCCGCGGCCCACCGGGACGCCGACCGCGTCGCGTGCGCCTGTCTCGGCGACGGCGCCACGTCGGAGGGGGACTTCCACGAGGCGCTGAACTTCGCGGGCGTGTTCGCCGCGCCGGTCGTCTTCCTCTGCGAGAACAACGGCTGGGCGATCAGCCTGCCGACCGACCGCCAGACGGCCAGCGAGACCATCGCGGGGAAAGCCGGCGCCTACGGTATCGAGGGAGTGCGGGTCGACGGGATGGACCCGCTCGCGGTCTACGAGGTCGTCGCCGAGGCCCGCGAGTCGGCGCTGTCGGGCGAGCCGGTCCTCGTCGAGAGCCTGACCTACCGCCGGGGGCCGCACACGACCGCCGACGACCCCGACCGCTACCGCGACGCGGCGACCGAGGGCCTGCCCGAGTGGCGGACCGCGGACCCGCTGGAGCGGTACGCCGACTACCTGCGCGAGGAGGGCGTCGTCGACGAGGGGTTCGTCGCGGCCGCTCGCGAGGCGGCCCGCGAGGAGCTGGACGAGGCCGTGGCCGCCGCCGAGGGGAGCGAACCCGACCCCGGCGACGTGTTCGACCACGCCTACGCGGCGCCGCCGCCGCGGCTCCGCGACCAGCGGCGGTTCGTCACCGAGCGGGACGGACGGCGGGAGTGA
- a CDS encoding Lrp/AsnC family transcriptional regulator, protein MVRAFIMVKTAAGKSEQLLDSIRGIDGVEEAHIVAGQYDIIVEAVGEEVYDLMHGVATRLRDLDGVADTKTYICLD, encoded by the coding sequence ATGGTGCGGGCCTTTATCATGGTGAAGACGGCGGCCGGGAAGTCCGAACAGTTGCTCGACTCGATCCGGGGGATCGACGGGGTCGAGGAGGCGCACATCGTCGCCGGCCAGTACGACATCATCGTCGAGGCGGTCGGCGAGGAGGTGTACGACCTCATGCACGGCGTCGCAACCAGGCTTCGGGACCTCGACGGCGTCGCCGACACGAAGACCTACATCTGTCTGGACTGA